A region of the Electrophorus electricus isolate fEleEle1 chromosome 7, fEleEle1.pri, whole genome shotgun sequence genome:
TATTCATTAGTAGAAACAAGATGCACATTGTGCAGCAGCAATGTCGCAAGGAAAGCAAGGCCGATGGCTTTAATAGGAAAgtgtggagaaaagaaaaatcacctGGCAAGAGCTGTGGGGAATGGAAGTGAGTTGCATCAAGTTTTGCTTGGAGCAATTTACAACGTCCTTCCAACTCCACAAAAACTTGGATGGTGGGTAGGTGAAGACCCAAGTGTAAATAATGTGCAGGGGTTGGCACACTCAAACATATCTTATCAGCGTGTAAAGCTGGAATACAGAtaaaaaaactacaggtcccacagTATATTGCATTAACTATGCTGAGGCCAGACATGGTGTTGTACTCTAAAAATGAACAGACAGTTTCCTCTATAGAGCTAACAATTCCATTTGCGGATGCAGTGGATGAAGCTTTTAAATGGAAAAAGCTGACTTTGTGGAGAATGTGAGTTGAGAGAATTTGGGTGGTAGGCACATAAAAAACCAGGAGATAAACATTATGGGATTTCTAGCAAATTCTGCCATATCATTGCTTGTGCAGTTTGCTGTTAGAGTTCGGCATCAGAGGCCATGAGTCCTGTGAAGGAgttatcagaagtagctgaaagggctgGTTGTTGTGTCATTGGGCaaagatgtagatgtagatcCAAATGGAATCAGTGGCATGGAGCAGGCATTAACAGTGCCGGCTTTAGTCACTGGGGAGTCCAGGATGGTTCTGTTGTGCTGGAGAACACTTGCTGATATAATAAGTAAAATCCATGTAGAACTGCCTTAGTTGCTGTGAAGGCCTTCATGAATTTTGTGGGCTATGTTTCTAGTGGCATAATGCTCAAAGAAGTGACCTTTAGGTAGTAGGTaaaatccatgtggaactggCAGTACTGAGCAAGCATTAATGGTGCTGTGGGGCTGGGTACAGGCATAGTCACAGGGATGGCCATCATAGATTTTTTGGGTTGTGTTTGTTAGTGGCATTGTGAAACTGGTTTAGTGGTAGGTGGTGCTAATGAGAGAGTTTATGATCACCCTAGCACAGATCTCAATCCAAAACCAGACCATGAGTAAAATTCAATTTCACCCAGCTCTgccactttttcttttttaaacagtgattgagaagtttttattattatacagtACATTGAAGGCAAAGAGTAATGTCACTGACGGTTCCACTGGTTGGTCCTTTATGGATGGTTTGTGAGATGTAGCCTGCAGTGCATTAGTACACTATTATACCTAGATTGGCAACATGTCAGATGGTTCCCTCATGGGTCAACTTGCCCTGGGCCCCACCCACACCAGACaaccatacatacacaaacctaccaattttgcatttaattttaaagttCTAGCACTAATAAGTTCACACTTGATGATGTTTGATGGAATggttcatttttatatattttgtcagGGTAAAATTAAACTATAGGCTTAAAGACAAAGCGCTTGCATCATGGACTGAACTTTACTGTAAAATAACTTAGCCTACAACTGACTACCTTCAGGTGTTCCTGTAGCTAATGACTCTTTTAATGTCCCTTTAGAAAATGACTCTTTAGTGAGGGTAAAGCTTTTGTAAACTGTACCCCACATTAGGGCCACCCATTTTACATCAGATTAgggtaaaatgtaaaaataaattagtaattTAGTGGACTTTGTACAAGTATTTATAGAACACAACTGGTGTATCTACACAATCTTAGTTGCCCTAAAGAACAAGATTATCTgaattagaaataaaacaaagatttaGGTTTCCTGAGGGAGTCAGTTATTAAGtggaaatacattttgtaagtAGTGTCCTACATGATACACTGTCAATGATACAAGTGGTGGTAAACATTAGTGTACCTTTTAAGGACTAGTTACATTGAAACAATTTTATGACAGCACAAAAATGCCGTCGCGGTACAgtccatttacagcattcacctgatgcttttttttttttaaagcaccttacaattatgactgaatacaacttgagcaattgagggttacgggccttgctcaggggaccaagaGTGGAAATTTGACatgtggtggggcttgaactgtaccataaccactgagctaccactgccttcaCATAAGAGTCTGGCTTATGCGaagtaatatattttaacatttaaaagcatcatacattttaaatgcaagaaaaatatttataaagttaAACAAGCATAATATTTtgagtaataaacatttattaaacatttattcaaaatagTAAGTGTGTGGTTATGAATAGCTTTGTGTGCTGGTTTCTGTGATGTGTATGGCATGCATATCTCTGGTCATGTTGTTCTTCTCTTTCAGTTTagcctgcagcagtgtgtgttccACCACCCCCATTCGCACATCCATCTCCTGAATCTCCTGCTTCAGCTTAGTCAGACTCTGACGGATCTTTACAACTGGAGCTacataacaaataaacatacaccCAAACCAATCATCAGGGTCACAAAATTCTTAGTATAAAAGCCAGCAATCAGTgcgtgagagtgtttgtgtgtggttttaccTCCATCTGACATGCTGCTTCCTTTCTCCTCCATTTCCTGTTTGACTTTTTCTAGCTCCTCACTGATCTACACACAATGTTACAGGAGTGTTAGAAACACTCTGTGAAAGCATTATAGGGTTATTACAGttactgtaaaatgtatggTGGTATCACTTCTGCCAGAGTTCTGGTTCTGTCAGTCACTCCTCCACTGCCGTGCTGATACAACTCCTTAGCCtgatgcacaaacatacacactatTAACTACACTCTTGCACACAGCCTGACAGATGGGATAAATATAGAGATATCAAATAgtgacatttcacatttcagtgCTGAGTTTTAATTGGCTGTGAAGTTTACCTCGCTGAGTTTTGACTGGGCATTTCGGTAATCTGTAATGAGGTGCTCCAGCTGTGTGTTGATGTACTTCTCTCGACTGCTCACTTTCTCCTGAGTTTTGCTGATCTCCTCCACCAGTTTATCCAGACACCCCTACAACAGACAAGCATATAAACAAAGttacacaaaaacataatatatattaaagagTTAGGACACTGGCACATATTTTACTttcatctctcttttttcaGCAGGACATAATACCAAAGATTTATAACGCTAGATGTCAgtttttttagtaaaaaaataaaaacacacttgtCGTTTGTGACTGTAACACACCTTGGCCTCCTTTAGAGATGTTTTGATGCCATCCTGGTGCTGATGCATTTGGCTCACATGGATCCGCCAATCCTTAAAGTTAACACAGTAACTACTCAAAATCAGAAGAAGGTCATAATTGTTTCATTTACAGCTTTAAGTAACTGGTTTTAAACTCATTATGCCTCATTCAAGAATAagttaaattatttacatttaagtgCCCTACACAGTTAATGGTACTGTTGGTAATGGGaagcaaaaaaaggaaattttCTCTCATATTGTATACATAAGAtcaaactgttaaaaaaaacaagaacacagCCTTTCACAGCCCTTTTCATTTAAAAGATTAGCCCTTGGATAACTGTGAGGGccattaattttaaaaagcactgtatatgCAGTATTTTAGCCAGCCCAGTATCAGCATTACATAATCAATGTggtataaaatgaaaatataaaaaaatatatgtttcaaatgtaaatataaagatCCAAATGTTTAGGATCCTTCACCACTTTATAACTCTAATAATATTTGGTCTGTGGTTGTTTAGGCTCCAACCTTGATGTCTGAGCGGATGGTGACTTTGAGCTGGGGCAGaactctctccacctccagaTTCCACACAGCATAATCTGTAACTGACTCTAGAATCATCTCTGGCCTTGCCCCATccacctcctacacacacacacagacacaaagacatgtAAAAATATCCTCACTCTTAAAAGAGGGTCCACTACCAACAACTGAAGAATGTAGTGTGGGGGTGATTTCTCAGGACATGGCACAAGCACACTGGAGTTTTATTTATAACTGGaataagtttatatatatatattatcattGAACAAGGATTTCTCAAATAGCTAAAAACATTTGTTCCAGttttaaataactaaataacattCCTGAATTTAATAAGCATCAACTAAGTAATGTATTGCATTAATGTTTGATAAATGATGAGCCAGTTGACTTTTCAGTTTCAAATAAAATTCATGCCAAAGAGTGTGGCTGGATCTAAAACTCACACGTTGATTGGTTCTGGACTTGAGCTCCTCCAGATCAATAATATCCTCTTCCTCATCGGCCTCTTCCTATACAGACAAATACATGTTTCATGTTGGACCACagaagtgatgtgtgtgcatgtataaagGTGTGCACCAGTGTGTGAACCTCACAATCATCTCCTCCACTTTGTTAAGTGTGAGCTCAGCATCATCCTCCAGCACAGACTCCTCCTCTAGCTCCTCAGAGGGGTAGACaggcctgagagagaaagaaaacgaGAGAGCAAGACTTCATGTTCTAAGCTCTTATTAGTGagtctcttatatatatatatatatatatatatgtgtatgtatgtatgtatgtgtgtgtgtgtgtgtgtgtgtgcatgcacacaagctaCCTCCTCCAGATAAAGGCTCTACTCTTCAGTGCTTCTTCTGCCAGGCGGTCCAGGACATAACACACATGCTCCCCAGAACCAGATTTCAGCTTAGAGGGAGGGAAATCAACTACTCCACCCTATACGCGCACGcgtgtatgcgcacacacacgcacacacacacacacacacgtcataaaGACAACAGTACTTGGGGCAATGTAGTATGGGTATACCGTACTTTCATACTGTCTAGGCCtatctgtttctttgtctctctcactttcacacaaacacatgcatggacAGAGCTCAGTGTTCCTGTGTGGCTATAACTGACCAGTGCCCGCAGTTGGGAGAGGATATTAGAGACAGTTGCATTAGGGTCTTCATGTTCCTGTGGCGTCTCAAATGACCGGCCGCACAGAGTGATGAGCCACGCTGCAACCACACTGAACATGTAGAACTGCTCACCGGGGTTGCTCACTGTGTATGGACTTGCCACAAAATAATGCCTAGGAGAGAGAGTCTTAGAGAAATTAATCTCAATAAAAGTATTGGACATGCATCTCTCAAATGATAGGGCTTCATTGCTTTCATTGCTTCACTGTGGTGCTGGCGATGTAGGCAATATACACAAGGATACAGAGATGTGCAGAGGGGTAAATGCAATGGCTTTTGCCCTCTTTAGACCTTGTTTTCCATACAACAAAAGTTATAGGTCTAATTCTGACCTATGCACTGGTTCTTGTCAACatcttaaaacaacaaaattggTTTTGAATGTATGGTAGCAAGCAGGTCACCTACCCATTCCAAAGTATTTAACATTTCTGAATGCCATTTTTACAATTGTGGCTTCCTAGCCAAGGTCACAAATGTGTATATCTAGCCCCACAATGAATTAGCTGTTTATAGGCTAATGTGTGCCTGCTCCCCTCTAGCAATCACTGCATCAATGAGGAGAAGCAATAGAAGCAGATTACAGATCAGGAgagagttttctgtttgtttgaaaaaaagTCAAGATTTTATTTTGATCATAAATGAGGACAAACTTAATTTAATACTAATATATTTGATTATAGCACTCCAGAATCATTACCCTCATGTCAAAATATAATGCTTACATGCTCAGTTGGTGTTTCCAATTTTGTGGTAAAATATAATTGCAGTCTAGTATAGCTTAgactttgtatttatttaaagtcaCAGGGAACACAGCATAAACTTGAGTGTTATATTAAATATCTACCAAAGCTTGAATGAAGAAGAAATGAGATGCAGATAAGTTAAATTGTTCAAAAAACAGCTGAATCTGCTAATCAGACCTGTGTGAGGGTGAATTTTATGTTGAATTAATTACGCTTTTTTGAgggacacaaaggggaacatgGCCATTCAGTCGAAaaagtgaagaaagaaaaaactaaaaaattatttcttaaaGTAAATGCTTATATACACTTTACCCAAGGTAAACTACACTGACATTAACTACAGGAGTGCCACAGCCCTAGACATTTATGTAAAAGGCCAGTTTTTTCATCCTGAtaggaaaacatttatttcatcaGCACCCATAAATAAGACTTATCTGATTCTGCAcattcagaattatttgcaaAATCTTCACTggtgggttttttccccccacttgTACCATTATATTCAGCTCTGCTTGAGTAGCATAGCAGGTTGTACTGCTATAATACTTATTAtactacaatttttttttttgtatttta
Encoded here:
- the ift57 gene encoding intraflagellar transport protein 57 homolog — its product is MADDSKRVEDDERGPGAQHQMFVIMEDLLDKLKLLDYEEQVLVKHNMKPLSRHYFVASPYTVSNPGEQFYMFSVVAAWLITLCGRSFETPQEHEDPNATVSNILSQLRALGGVVDFPPSKLKSGSGEHVCYVLDRLAEEALKSRAFIWRRPVYPSEELEEESVLEDDAELTLNKVEEMIEEADEEEDIIDLEELKSRTNQREVDGARPEMILESVTDYAVWNLEVERVLPQLKVTIRSDIKDWRIHVSQMHQHQDGIKTSLKEAKGCLDKLVEEISKTQEKVSSREKYINTQLEHLITDYRNAQSKLSEAKELYQHGSGGVTDRTRTLAEISEELEKVKQEMEEKGSSMSDGAPVVKIRQSLTKLKQEIQEMDVRMGVVEHTLLQAKLKEKNNMTRDMHAIHITETSTQSYS